In Xanthomonas sacchari, a genomic segment contains:
- a CDS encoding NeuD/PglB/VioB family sugar acetyltransferase: MTVPKHVLIVGAGGFGRGIAAMACNDDPGYGQAWDIKGFLDSRSELGPGLRWPLLGDPDTYQPVPGDLFVCALGDPAARRRYSQPLLARGADFMVLRPRLREASETPIGRGSLFEVGVSIGADSRIGEFVTILATTILGHDVIVGDYVQIGNFVFVGGGARIGNDVVIHPHATVLPGIAIGDGAVIGAGSVVVRDVPPNVTVAGNPARTIFSR; the protein is encoded by the coding sequence ATGACCGTGCCGAAACACGTGCTGATCGTCGGCGCCGGCGGCTTCGGCCGCGGCATCGCGGCGATGGCCTGCAACGACGATCCGGGCTACGGCCAGGCCTGGGACATCAAGGGCTTCCTCGACAGCCGCAGTGAACTGGGCCCCGGTCTGCGTTGGCCGCTGCTCGGCGACCCGGACACCTACCAGCCGGTGCCCGGCGACCTGTTCGTGTGCGCGCTCGGCGACCCGGCCGCGCGCCGCCGCTACAGCCAGCCGCTGCTGGCGCGTGGCGCCGACTTCATGGTGCTGCGTCCGCGCCTGCGCGAAGCTTCGGAGACCCCGATCGGCCGCGGCAGCCTGTTCGAGGTCGGCGTGTCGATCGGCGCCGACAGCCGCATCGGCGAGTTCGTCACCATCCTCGCCACCACCATCCTCGGCCACGACGTGATCGTCGGCGACTACGTGCAGATCGGCAACTTCGTGTTCGTCGGCGGCGGCGCGCGCATCGGCAACGATGTGGTCATCCATCCGCACGCCACCGTGCTGCCTGGCATCGCGATCGGCGACGGCGCGGTGATCGGCGCCGGCAGCGTGGTGGTCCGCGACGTGCCGCCCAACGTCACCGTCGCCGGGAATCCGGCGCGTACCATCTTCAGCCGTTAA
- a CDS encoding aromatic ring-hydroxylating oxygenase subunit alpha → MTRHALDAEHYTSPHSLRLEQQRLFGKLWIFVGFASMVRERNQFFARQVAGVPVLVQRTEAGIRAFLNQCPHRQSAIQIESHGKRPLVCPYHAWSFGAEGELRGLPNSGLYQFTAEEKAGICLTKLHLQQVGELLFVNMAEQPLALEEQFAPAFLENVATASSHLDSQIAYSCHRVHYNWKLNMENVKDYNHVPFVHPKTFGPLMTETDRTPANIERAADVPSDVEQLLSAHAPTPLHRLSFAAKGAIVPQDNWFRRHCERYGADSAYYNWFIYPNVNFCCVRGDHFLLQQYDPVAPGETDYHLWVMTARRKDARTDFTALLSSLIRAERLVIAEDTALLERMQAGIGPHSLPFTHGDYETELVRQHLWYRANVLEQAV, encoded by the coding sequence ATGACCCGCCACGCCCTCGACGCCGAGCACTACACCAGCCCGCACAGCCTGCGCCTTGAACAGCAGCGGCTGTTCGGCAAGCTGTGGATCTTCGTCGGCTTCGCCTCCATGGTGCGCGAGCGCAACCAATTCTTCGCGCGCCAGGTGGCCGGGGTGCCGGTGCTGGTGCAGCGCACCGAGGCCGGCATCCGCGCCTTTCTCAACCAGTGCCCGCACCGGCAATCGGCGATCCAGATCGAGTCGCACGGCAAGCGTCCGTTGGTGTGCCCGTACCACGCCTGGTCGTTCGGCGCCGAGGGCGAACTGCGCGGGCTGCCCAACTCCGGCCTGTACCAGTTCACCGCCGAGGAGAAGGCCGGCATCTGCCTGACCAAGCTGCATCTGCAGCAGGTCGGCGAGCTGCTGTTCGTGAACATGGCCGAGCAGCCGCTAGCGCTGGAGGAGCAGTTCGCACCGGCGTTCCTAGAAAATGTCGCGACGGCCTCCTCGCATCTGGATTCGCAGATCGCCTACAGCTGCCACCGCGTGCACTACAACTGGAAGCTCAACATGGAGAACGTGAAGGACTACAACCATGTCCCGTTCGTCCATCCAAAGACCTTCGGTCCGCTGATGACAGAGACGGACAGGACACCAGCCAATATCGAGCGCGCCGCCGATGTTCCTTCCGATGTCGAGCAACTCCTGAGCGCGCACGCTCCCACGCCGCTGCATCGCTTGAGCTTTGCGGCCAAGGGCGCGATCGTGCCGCAGGACAACTGGTTCCGGCGCCATTGCGAGCGCTACGGCGCGGACTCTGCCTACTACAACTGGTTCATCTATCCGAATGTGAATTTCTGCTGCGTGCGCGGCGACCACTTCCTGCTGCAGCAGTACGACCCCGTCGCTCCAGGGGAAACCGACTATCACCTGTGGGTCATGACCGCGCGCCGCAAAGACGCGCGTACCGATTTCACCGCCTTGCTGAGCAGCTTGATCAGGGCTGAGCGATTGGTGATCGCGGAAGACACGGCACTGCTGGAACGCATGCAGGCTGGGATCGGTCCGCATTCGTTACCCTTCACGCACGGCGACTACGAGACCGAGCTGGTGCGCCAGCACCTGTGGTACCGCGCCAACGTGCTGGAGCAAGCGGTATGA
- a CDS encoding acetyltransferase: MKTLVLIGQGHALEQAQRTAQACGLAHVGIALESPDRYNFDLGVLYASHPPAATDVFVAMDERAINQSRHKLLADVRLAGYGSIDLIWPQAHVDTGVRLLGNVHVGPGCNLAAGSSIGAGSWLERQVIVEQDVRVGVCVTLHAGVHLGRGTQIGQGSTLGGGSMTRSGTSIGRHSEWLLPGTVPDVLPDRCFYDALMPGGARILR; this comes from the coding sequence ATGAAGACGCTGGTGCTGATCGGCCAGGGCCATGCGCTGGAACAGGCGCAACGCACCGCGCAGGCCTGCGGCCTGGCCCACGTGGGCATCGCTCTGGAATCGCCTGACCGCTACAACTTCGACCTGGGGGTCCTGTATGCCAGCCACCCGCCCGCCGCAACCGACGTATTCGTTGCCATGGACGAACGCGCAATCAATCAGTCGCGACACAAGCTGCTCGCCGACGTGCGCCTGGCCGGCTACGGCAGCATCGACCTGATCTGGCCGCAGGCGCACGTCGATACCGGCGTGCGCCTGCTCGGCAACGTGCATGTCGGCCCCGGCTGCAACCTGGCGGCCGGCAGCAGCATCGGCGCCGGCAGCTGGCTGGAACGCCAGGTGATCGTCGAACAGGACGTGCGCGTCGGCGTCTGCGTTACCCTGCATGCAGGCGTGCACCTCGGCCGCGGCACCCAGATCGGCCAGGGCAGCACCCTGGGCGGTGGCAGCATGACCCGCAGCGGTACCAGCATCGGCCGGCACAGCGAATGGCTGCTGCCCGGCACCGTGCCGGACGTACTGCCGGACCGCTGTTTCTACGACGCGCTGATGCCAGGCGGCGCCCGCATCCTGCGTTGA
- a CDS encoding FkbM family methyltransferase, with translation MSDSAHTTRHYARLGCLHPANYAALQQGLAEEGGRTTLYNAAVADTAGTLACDAQSTMGRRLDGSGTARVDCLRLDDVVERGTLLKMDVETAEPQVLRGATEPIGRCRPHMAITCYHHALDLPDIVAELNRILPDARLRLRKYSCHFYDTELYVE, from the coding sequence TTGTCCGATTCAGCGCATACGACGCGCCACTACGCGAGACTGGGATGCCTGCACCCGGCCAACTATGCCGCTCTGCAACAGGGATTGGCTGAGGAAGGCGGCCGCACCACGCTGTACAACGCGGCAGTCGCCGACACCGCCGGCACCTTGGCATGCGACGCACAAAGCACCATGGGACGCCGTCTCGACGGCAGCGGCACCGCGCGCGTGGATTGCTTGCGCCTGGACGACGTTGTCGAGCGCGGCACCTTGCTGAAGATGGACGTGGAAACCGCCGAGCCGCAGGTACTGCGTGGCGCCACCGAGCCGATCGGGCGCTGCCGTCCGCACATGGCCATCACCTGCTACCACCACGCGCTCGATCTGCCGGACATCGTCGCCGAATTGAATCGGATCCTGCCGGATGCCAGGCTCCGCCTGCGCAAGTATTCTTGCCACTTCTACGACACCGAGCTCTACGTTGAATGA
- a CDS encoding glycosyltransferase, with protein MPHPPLVSVVMPAYKLRYFEQALDSVLAQTYPALELVICDDNPTEAIAEVVERRAATAPFPIRYHRNPSRLGELGSTARGIALAQGEYVKFLHDDDVLAPDCVAALVAAMQSAPDVLLASSRRQRIDSDGAPLQDIPATAFPFAGDVLLDGPELLSFLADHTINFVGEPSCVLCRRSDLLEIGDELMTLAGKVINWVGDLALYAKLLHRGHLALLARPLTRFRVSEDQYSQVGRDQPGIGDQGHANFRNGVRAMGWYRGDGDVRQVTVTPLGGGPGAPVDLLQAIQDAYARVLVQGALRDWQARRQLTPAQRALLDARLAALGGAPRLAVLVDARGADRAALAATLGSLLLEGAPFAQVQALVLGDAPLAAWPDPRVQILPPLPAAADAAALQATLEAAPASDWCLRVAAGSRFCAGGLLRLLLELAQHPQCNALYADEWLAMDADHLAPLLRPDPDLDLLLGNPLAMAGHWVFRRAAVQALDGFDPGYDGASELELILRLFLRDGGDGIAHLPEPLLVAAPGSTEAGSQARQRAIAAHLQARGYPQASVEPLPSGLFHIDYGHPAQPPVSIVLLAQDNLPALQRAVVSLLEQTAYPAYELLLVDNASQAPEITAWMQAVAELGNGRIRVFALEQRVCQAEAHNLAATQAQGDYLLFLDADSAAVQDRWLHALMNHAQRPEVGIVGAKGVSADGRITHAGLLPGLLAGAGHAFAGEAMAQPGYMGRLQVAHRYSAVSAHCLLVRRALFEHLSGFDAAGFAEGGADVDLCLRAAAAGAWTVWTPQALLLQPAPATRSEAADEALLQRWLPALAQDPAYSPSLGLDQPGGFHLTESEFSWQPLSWKPLPRVLAHPGDTFGSGQYRVIQPLQALAAAAQIDGLYYARLLDPVELQRIGADAVVLQRRVGDAELARIERMRRFGTAFMVYELDDYLPNLPLKSAHREQMPKDVLRSLRRAAALVDRVTVSTPDLAEALTGLHGDIRVVRNRLEPQLWGALTAPAASATAKPRIGWAGGLSHTGDLELIADVVQALAGEVHWVFMGLCPERLRRHVHEVHEGVDFARYPQALAALGLDLALAPLEDNLFNRCKSNLRLLEYGACGYPVVASDLPPYRDGGLPVTLVKNRFRDWVNAIRAHLADAPARTAAGAALRAAVHRDWLLQGDNLQAWRAAWLPD; from the coding sequence ATGCCCCACCCGCCCCTGGTCAGCGTGGTCATGCCGGCCTACAAGCTGCGCTACTTCGAGCAGGCGCTCGACAGCGTGCTGGCCCAGACCTATCCGGCACTGGAACTGGTCATCTGCGACGACAACCCCACCGAGGCGATCGCCGAGGTGGTGGAGCGCCGCGCCGCCACCGCCCCGTTCCCGATCCGCTACCACCGCAATCCCAGCCGCCTGGGCGAACTCGGCAGCACCGCGCGCGGCATCGCCCTGGCCCAGGGCGAGTACGTGAAGTTCCTGCACGACGACGACGTGCTGGCGCCGGACTGCGTGGCCGCGCTGGTCGCGGCGATGCAGTCCGCGCCGGACGTCCTGCTGGCCTCCTCGCGCCGGCAGCGCATCGACAGCGACGGTGCGCCGCTGCAGGACATTCCCGCCACCGCCTTCCCGTTCGCCGGCGACGTGCTGCTGGACGGGCCGGAGCTGCTGTCGTTCCTGGCCGACCACACCATCAACTTCGTCGGCGAGCCCAGCTGCGTGCTGTGCCGGCGCAGCGACCTGCTGGAGATCGGCGACGAACTGATGACGCTGGCCGGCAAGGTGATCAACTGGGTCGGCGACCTGGCGCTGTACGCCAAGCTACTGCACCGCGGCCACCTGGCGCTGCTGGCGCGGCCGCTGACCCGCTTCCGAGTGTCGGAGGACCAGTACAGCCAGGTCGGCCGCGACCAGCCCGGCATCGGCGACCAGGGCCACGCCAACTTCCGCAATGGCGTGCGCGCGATGGGCTGGTACCGCGGCGATGGCGATGTCCGCCAGGTCACGGTGACGCCGCTGGGCGGCGGCCCGGGCGCGCCGGTGGACCTGCTGCAGGCGATCCAGGACGCCTACGCCCGCGTCCTAGTGCAAGGCGCATTGCGCGACTGGCAAGCGCGACGGCAGCTGACGCCGGCGCAACGCGCGCTGCTCGACGCGCGCCTGGCCGCCCTGGGCGGCGCGCCGCGGCTGGCCGTGCTGGTCGACGCACGCGGTGCCGACCGCGCCGCGCTGGCGGCGACCCTGGGCAGCCTGCTGCTGGAGGGCGCGCCGTTCGCGCAGGTGCAGGCGCTGGTGCTGGGCGATGCGCCGCTCGCCGCGTGGCCGGACCCGCGGGTGCAGATCCTGCCGCCGCTGCCGGCCGCGGCCGATGCGGCGGCGTTGCAGGCCACGCTGGAGGCGGCGCCGGCCAGCGACTGGTGCCTGCGCGTGGCCGCCGGCAGCCGCTTCTGCGCCGGCGGCCTGCTGCGGCTGCTGCTGGAACTGGCGCAGCACCCGCAGTGCAACGCCCTGTATGCGGACGAATGGCTGGCCATGGACGCGGATCACCTGGCGCCGCTGCTGCGGCCCGACCCGGACCTGGACCTGCTGCTGGGCAATCCGCTGGCCATGGCCGGCCACTGGGTGTTCCGCCGCGCCGCGGTGCAGGCGCTGGACGGCTTCGACCCGGGCTACGACGGCGCCAGCGAACTGGAGCTGATCCTGCGGCTGTTCCTGCGCGACGGCGGCGACGGCATCGCGCACCTGCCGGAACCGCTGCTGGTCGCCGCCCCGGGCAGCACCGAAGCAGGCAGCCAGGCGCGCCAGCGCGCGATCGCCGCGCACCTGCAGGCCCGCGGCTATCCGCAGGCCTCGGTCGAACCGCTGCCAAGCGGCCTGTTCCACATCGACTATGGCCACCCCGCACAGCCGCCGGTCTCGATCGTGCTGCTGGCGCAGGACAACCTGCCGGCACTGCAGCGCGCGGTGGTCAGCCTGCTCGAACAGACCGCCTACCCGGCCTACGAGCTGCTGCTGGTGGACAACGCCAGCCAGGCACCGGAGATCACCGCGTGGATGCAGGCGGTGGCCGAGCTGGGCAACGGCCGCATCCGCGTGTTCGCGCTGGAACAGCGGGTCTGTCAGGCCGAGGCGCACAACCTCGCCGCCACCCAGGCGCAGGGCGACTACCTGCTGTTCCTGGACGCCGACAGCGCGGCGGTACAGGACCGCTGGCTGCACGCGCTGATGAACCACGCGCAGCGGCCGGAGGTCGGCATCGTCGGCGCCAAGGGCGTGTCCGCCGACGGCCGCATCACCCATGCCGGCCTGCTGCCGGGCCTGCTGGCCGGTGCCGGCCACGCCTTCGCCGGCGAAGCGATGGCGCAGCCCGGCTACATGGGCCGGCTGCAGGTCGCGCACCGCTACAGCGCGGTGTCGGCGCATTGCCTGCTGGTGCGGCGGGCGCTGTTCGAGCACCTGTCCGGATTCGACGCGGCCGGCTTCGCCGAGGGCGGCGCCGACGTGGACCTGTGCCTGCGCGCCGCGGCGGCCGGCGCCTGGACCGTGTGGACACCGCAGGCGCTGCTGCTGCAGCCGGCCCCGGCCACGCGCAGCGAGGCGGCCGACGAGGCCCTGCTGCAGCGCTGGCTGCCGGCGCTGGCCCAGGATCCGGCCTATTCGCCGAGCCTGGGCCTGGATCAGCCCGGCGGCTTCCATCTGACCGAGTCCGAATTCTCCTGGCAGCCGCTGTCGTGGAAGCCGCTGCCACGGGTGCTCGCGCATCCGGGCGACACCTTCGGCAGCGGCCAGTACCGGGTGATCCAGCCACTCCAGGCGCTGGCCGCGGCCGCGCAGATCGACGGCCTGTACTACGCACGCCTGCTCGACCCGGTGGAACTGCAGCGCATCGGCGCCGACGCGGTGGTGCTGCAACGCCGTGTCGGCGACGCGGAACTGGCGCGGATCGAGCGCATGCGCCGTTTCGGCACTGCGTTCATGGTCTACGAACTGGACGACTACCTGCCGAACCTGCCGTTGAAGAGCGCGCATCGCGAGCAGATGCCCAAGGACGTGCTGCGGTCCTTGCGCCGCGCGGCCGCGCTGGTGGACCGGGTCACCGTGTCCACGCCGGACCTGGCCGAGGCGCTGACCGGCCTGCATGGCGACATCCGCGTGGTGCGCAACCGGCTGGAGCCGCAGCTGTGGGGCGCGCTGACGGCACCGGCGGCGTCCGCCACGGCCAAGCCGCGGATCGGCTGGGCCGGCGGGCTCAGCCACACCGGCGACCTGGAGCTGATCGCCGACGTGGTGCAGGCCCTGGCCGGCGAGGTGCACTGGGTGTTCATGGGCCTGTGCCCGGAGCGGCTGCGCCGGCACGTGCACGAGGTGCACGAAGGCGTGGACTTCGCCCGCTATCCGCAGGCGTTGGCCGCGCTCGGCCTGGACCTGGCGCTGGCGCCGCTGGAAGACAATCTGTTCAACCGCTGCAAGAGCAACCTGCGCCTGCTCGAGTACGGCGCCTGCGGCTATCCGGTGGTGGCCAGCGACCTGCCGCCCTACCGCGACGGCGGGTTGCCGGTCACCCTGGTCAAGAACCGCTTCCGCGACTGGGTCAACGCGATCCGCGCGCACCTGGCCGACGCGCCGGCGCGGACCGCGGCCGGCGCCGCCCTGCGCGCGGCGGTGCACCGCGACTGGCTGCTGCAGGGCGACAACCTGCAGGCATGGCGGGCGGCCTGGCTGCCCGACTGA
- the fliE gene encoding flagellar hook-basal body complex protein FliE produces MSDSISSILSQIRSYQGQVGQAAQTRVGDVGRSNAIEGLAGNQGVQGPSFTETLRNAIGGVNEAQQKSGALAKAFELGDPSADLAKVMLAAQQSQVAFRATVEVRNRLVQAYQDVMNMPL; encoded by the coding sequence ATGAGCGACTCCATCAGTTCCATCCTTTCGCAGATCCGCAGCTACCAGGGCCAGGTCGGCCAGGCGGCGCAGACGCGGGTGGGCGATGTCGGCCGCAGCAACGCGATCGAAGGCCTGGCCGGCAACCAGGGCGTGCAGGGCCCGAGCTTCACCGAGACCCTGCGCAACGCGATCGGCGGGGTCAACGAGGCCCAGCAGAAGTCCGGCGCGCTCGCCAAGGCCTTCGAACTGGGCGACCCCAGCGCCGACCTGGCCAAGGTGATGCTGGCCGCGCAACAGTCCCAGGTGGCGTTTCGCGCTACCGTGGAAGTCCGCAACCGACTCGTCCAGGCGTACCAGGACGTGATGAACATGCCGCTGTAA
- the fliF gene encoding flagellar basal-body MS-ring/collar protein FliF produces the protein MALAISKDTFNSEKAGAWFDRLQSLQITRRIGLMAMIAVAVAAGLFVFFWSQKPAYTPLYTGLDEKGTAEATDLLRTAQIPFKLDPATGAITVPEDKLYDARLKLAGSGLTDNGNMGFEVMEKDPGFGVSQFVENARYQHALETELARTIASLRPVREARVHLAIPKPSAFTRQREAASASVVLELRGGTTLERNQVDAIVNMVASSIPDLAPDRVTVVDQSGRMLTIADPNSDAALNAAQFDQVRRQESAYNQRIRELLEPMTGPGRVNPEVNVDMDFSVTEEARELYNGDPPKLRSEQVSDSSTSTAGPQGAPGATSNSPGSAPGQPGATGAPAAAGATAGTQQAAAATPTESSKSATRNYELDRTLQHTRQPPGRIKRVSVAVLVDHVMRPGAKGKMTEQALSAAELTRIEGLVKQAVGFNAERGDTVSVMNAPFVRPAPEAADKPGWWEDPRVMNGLRLVLGAAVVLALLFGVLRPALRQIAGPAPAAAVGHDRDGNEPRDAKLSMLDDDTSLLPSLGEDTASLSGGGNPAIALPDAYEERLRQAREAVKQDSKRVAQVVKGWVANEA, from the coding sequence ATGGCGCTTGCGATCAGCAAAGACACATTCAACAGCGAGAAGGCGGGCGCCTGGTTCGACCGCCTGCAGAGCCTGCAGATCACCCGACGCATCGGCCTGATGGCGATGATCGCGGTGGCCGTGGCGGCCGGCCTGTTCGTGTTCTTCTGGTCGCAGAAGCCCGCCTACACCCCGCTGTACACCGGCCTGGACGAGAAAGGCACGGCCGAGGCCACCGACCTGCTGCGCACCGCGCAGATCCCGTTCAAGCTGGATCCGGCCACCGGCGCGATCACCGTGCCGGAGGACAAGCTGTACGACGCGCGGCTGAAGCTGGCCGGCTCCGGCCTGACCGACAACGGCAACATGGGCTTCGAGGTGATGGAAAAGGATCCCGGCTTCGGGGTCAGCCAGTTCGTGGAGAACGCGCGCTACCAACACGCCCTGGAAACCGAGCTGGCGCGCACCATCGCCAGCCTGCGCCCGGTGCGCGAGGCGCGGGTGCACCTGGCCATTCCCAAGCCGAGCGCGTTCACTCGTCAGCGCGAGGCCGCCAGCGCCTCGGTGGTGCTGGAGCTGCGCGGCGGCACCACCCTGGAACGCAACCAGGTCGATGCGATCGTCAACATGGTCGCCTCCAGCATCCCCGACCTGGCGCCGGACCGCGTCACCGTGGTCGACCAGAGCGGGCGCATGCTGACCATCGCCGACCCCAACAGCGACGCCGCGCTCAACGCCGCCCAGTTCGACCAGGTGCGACGCCAGGAAAGCGCCTACAACCAGCGCATCCGCGAACTGCTGGAGCCGATGACCGGCCCGGGCCGGGTCAACCCGGAAGTGAACGTGGACATGGACTTCTCGGTGACCGAGGAAGCGCGCGAGCTGTACAACGGCGACCCGCCGAAGCTGCGCAGCGAGCAGGTCAGCGACAGCAGCACCAGCACCGCCGGCCCACAGGGCGCGCCCGGTGCCACCAGCAACTCGCCGGGCAGCGCGCCGGGCCAGCCGGGCGCCACCGGCGCCCCGGCCGCCGCCGGTGCCACTGCCGGCACCCAGCAGGCCGCCGCCGCGACGCCGACCGAAAGCTCCAAGAGCGCCACCCGCAACTACGAGCTGGACCGCACCCTGCAGCACACCCGGCAGCCGCCCGGACGGATCAAGCGTGTCTCGGTGGCGGTGCTGGTCGACCACGTGATGCGGCCGGGCGCCAAGGGCAAGATGACCGAGCAGGCGCTGAGCGCCGCCGAGCTGACCCGCATCGAAGGCCTGGTCAAGCAGGCGGTCGGCTTCAACGCCGAACGCGGCGATACCGTCTCGGTGATGAACGCTCCGTTCGTCCGCCCGGCCCCGGAAGCGGCCGACAAGCCCGGTTGGTGGGAAGATCCGCGGGTGATGAACGGCCTGCGCCTGGTGCTGGGTGCGGCTGTGGTGCTGGCGCTGCTGTTCGGCGTGCTGCGCCCGGCGCTGCGCCAGATCGCCGGTCCCGCGCCGGCGGCGGCGGTCGGCCACGACCGCGACGGCAACGAGCCGCGCGACGCCAAGCTGTCGATGCTCGACGACGACACCTCGCTGCTGCCGTCGCTGGGCGAGGACACCGCCAGCCTCAGCGGCGGCGGCAACCCCGCCATCGCCCTGCCCGACGCCTACGAGGAACGCCTGCGCCAGGCCCGCGAAGCGGTCAAACAGGATTCCAAGCGCGTGGCGCAGGTCGTGAAGGGATGGGTCGCCAATGAAGCCTGA
- the fliG gene encoding flagellar motor switch protein FliG — MNGTQRAAVLLLSLGETDAAEVLKHMDPKEVQKIGIAMATLSGISREQVEKVMEEFNAELGSKTSLGVGADDYIRNVLVQALGADKAGSLIDRILLGRNTTGLDTLKWMDPRSIADLVRNEHPQIIAIVMAHLDSDQAAEALKLLPERTRADVLMRIATLDGIPPHALNELNEIMERQFSGNQNLKSSNVGGVKVAANILNFLDGGADQGVLSAISKIDADLGSRIQDLMFVFDNLVELDDRGLQTMLREVSGDRLGLALRGADIKVREKITKNMSQRAAEILLEDMEARGPVRLSDVEAAQKEILAIVRRLADEGVISLGGSGAEAMV; from the coding sequence ATGAATGGCACCCAGCGCGCCGCCGTGCTGCTGCTGTCGCTCGGCGAGACCGACGCGGCCGAGGTGCTCAAGCACATGGACCCCAAGGAGGTGCAGAAGATCGGCATCGCCATGGCCACGCTGAGCGGCATCTCGCGCGAGCAGGTCGAGAAGGTCATGGAGGAATTCAACGCCGAGCTGGGCAGCAAGACCTCGCTCGGCGTGGGCGCCGACGACTACATCCGCAACGTGCTGGTGCAGGCGCTGGGCGCCGACAAGGCCGGCAGCCTGATCGACCGCATCCTGCTGGGCCGCAACACCACCGGCCTGGACACCCTGAAGTGGATGGACCCGCGCTCCATCGCCGACCTGGTGCGCAACGAGCATCCGCAGATCATCGCCATTGTGATGGCGCACCTGGACAGCGACCAGGCCGCCGAGGCGCTGAAGCTGCTGCCCGAGCGCACCCGCGCCGACGTGCTGATGCGCATCGCCACCCTCGACGGCATCCCGCCGCACGCGCTCAACGAGCTCAACGAGATCATGGAGCGGCAGTTCTCCGGCAACCAAAACCTGAAGTCGTCCAACGTCGGCGGGGTCAAGGTGGCGGCCAACATCCTCAACTTCCTGGACGGCGGCGCGGACCAGGGCGTGTTGTCGGCGATCAGCAAGATCGACGCCGACCTGGGCAGCCGTATCCAGGACCTGATGTTCGTGTTCGACAACCTGGTGGAGCTGGACGACCGCGGGCTGCAGACCATGCTGCGCGAAGTCAGCGGCGATCGCCTCGGCCTGGCCCTGCGCGGGGCCGACATCAAGGTGCGCGAAAAGATCACCAAGAACATGTCCCAGCGCGCCGCCGAGATCCTGCTCGAAGACATGGAGGCGCGCGGCCCGGTGCGCCTGTCCGACGTGGAGGCCGCGCAGAAGGAGATCCTGGCGATCGTGCGGCGCCTGGCCGATGAGGGCGTGATCAGCCTCGGCGGCAGCGGTGCGGAGGCCATGGTATGA
- a CDS encoding FliH/SctL family protein, whose amino-acid sequence MNGNVVRWLAPELDAPPPLAALPYEDALPDEPVLRPPSLEEIQAIEAAAQHEGFERGHAEGLAQGQAEIRRLTAQIEGILDNFSRPLARLENEVVGALGELAVRIAGSLVGRAYQADPVLLSELVAEALDAVGGARRDVEVRLHPDDIAALTPLLTLMDQGIRLVPDLSLSRGDLRVHAESVRIDGTLEARLRAALETVMRKSGAGL is encoded by the coding sequence ATGAACGGCAACGTGGTGCGCTGGCTGGCGCCGGAACTCGATGCCCCGCCCCCGCTGGCGGCGCTGCCGTACGAGGACGCCCTGCCGGACGAACCGGTGCTGCGTCCGCCGAGCCTGGAGGAGATCCAGGCGATCGAGGCCGCGGCCCAGCACGAAGGCTTCGAACGCGGCCACGCCGAGGGCCTGGCCCAGGGCCAGGCCGAGATCCGCCGCCTGACCGCGCAGATCGAAGGCATCCTGGACAACTTCTCGCGGCCGCTGGCGCGGCTGGAGAACGAAGTGGTCGGCGCGCTCGGCGAACTGGCGGTGCGCATCGCCGGCAGCCTGGTCGGCCGCGCCTACCAGGCCGACCCGGTGCTGCTGTCGGAACTGGTCGCCGAGGCACTGGACGCGGTCGGCGGCGCGCGCCGCGACGTCGAGGTGCGCCTGCATCCGGACGACATCGCCGCGCTGACCCCGCTGCTGACGCTGATGGACCAGGGCATCCGGCTGGTGCCGGACCTGAGCCTGAGCCGCGGCGACCTGCGCGTGCACGCCGAATCGGTGCGCATCGACGGCACCCTCGAGGCGCGCCTGCGCGCGGCCCTGGAGACGGTGATGCGCAAGTCCGGAGCGGGCCTGTGA